The Lynx canadensis isolate LIC74 chromosome D1, mLynCan4.pri.v2, whole genome shotgun sequence genome has a segment encoding these proteins:
- the LOC115525885 gene encoding proteoglycan 3-like yields the protein MKGPLLLPLLLLGTVAAFHLENSARSPDSHEIQVDLSQNLEGSGEQGGDLALTDEMIQSEGEEAKASSCQVTSEDREAMDSNLAALDKDFQCPKEEDVIRIPSSPGCKTCNFLMVRQAQEFQCAQSICRRCYQGNLISIHSYNLDYRIFCSARGLNENEVWIGAINRGWFMSQSFQWTDGSCWNFGYWASGQPFQGQGNCVTLCTTGGHWRRASCQRRLPFVCSY from the exons ATGAAAGGCCCACTgctcctgccccttctcctgctGGGGACAGTTGCTGCTTTCCATCTGG AGAATTCTGCCCGCAGTCCGGACAGCCATGAGATACAAGTGGATCTGAGTCAGAATCTGGAAGGttcaggggagcagggaggagaccTGGCTCTGACTGATGAGATGATTCagtcagagggagaggaggccaaggcttccagctgtcaggtCACATCTGAGGACAGGGAGGCCATGGATTCGAACCTAGCTGCCCTAGACAAGGACTTTCAGTGCCCCAAGGAAGAAGACGTAATTCGAATTCCGAGCAGTCCCGGGTGCAAAACCTGCAACTTCCTGATGGTGCGGCAGGCCCAGGAATTTCAATGTGCTCAG aGTATCTGCAGGAGGTGCTACCAAGGCAACCTCATCTCCATACACAGCTACAACTTAGATTATCGCATCTTCTGCTCAGCCAGAGGACTCAACGAAAATGAGGTCTGGATTGGAGCCATCAACCGGGGCTGG TTCATGAGCCAGAGCTTTCAATGGACCGATGGGAGCTGCTGGAATTTTGGATACTGGGCCTCAGGGCAGCCTTTCCAAGGGCAAGGCAACTGTGTGACCCTGTGCACCACAG
- the SLC43A3 gene encoding solute carrier family 43 member 3 isoform X1 — protein MQGQGLCLRVATLLTGLLECLGFAGVLFGWASLVYVFKAEHYFDELCEPDAGATGNFTAQPDCKAQDERFSLIFTLGSFMNNFMTFPAGYIFDRFKTTVARLIAIFLYTSATLTIAFISADSAFLLFLAMPMLTVGGILFLITNLQVGNLFGKHRSTIITLYNGAFDSSSAVFLIIKLLYEQGISLKASFIFLSVFSAWHVGRTFLLMPRGHIPYPVPSNYSYGLCSGNAREEEKKTAESEKLELQSKESLPAKEDPSSPSEALGPGKQQEPRSFWSYVLSQRFAWHLVWLSVIQLWHYLFIGTLNSLLTSLAKGDRALVSAYTNAFAITQFFGVLCAPWNGLLMDRLKQKYQKEAKSTGSSAMTVALRSAVPSLALTSLLCLGFALCASVPILPLQYVTFILQVISRSFLYGGNAAFLTLAFPAEHFGKLFGLVMALSAIVSLLQFPIFTFIKGPLQNDPLYVNVMLVLATVLTFVHPFMVYWECRRERKSPATA, from the exons atgcaAGGCCAGGGTCTGTGTCTCCGAGTGGCCACCCTGCTGACAGGGCTGCTGGAATGCCTCGGCTTTGCAGGCGTCCTCTTCGGCTGGGCATCACTGGTGTACGTCTTCAAAGCAGAGCATTACTTTGACGAGCTGTGTGAACCAGATGCCGGGGCCACGGGCAACTTCACGGCGCAGCCTG aCTGCAAAGCCCAGGATGAGAGGTTCTCACTTATCTTCACCCTGGGGTCCTTCATGAACAACTTCATGACATTCCCTGCCGGCTACATCTTTGACAGGTTCAAGACCACCGTGGCTCGCCTCATAGCCAT ATTTCTCTATACCAGTGCCACCCTCACCATAGCCTTCATCTCTGCAG ACTCGGCCTTCCTGCTCTTCCTGGCCATGCCCATGCTCACTGTCGGAGGAATCTTGTTCCTGATCACCAACCTGCAG GTTGGGAACCTATTTGGTAAACACCGCTCGACCATCATCACGCTCTACAATGGAGCATTTGACTCCTCCTCGGCTGTCTTCCTCATCATTAAG CTCCTTTATGAACAAGGCATCAGCCTCAAGGCCTCCTTCATCTTCCTTTCCGTCTTCAGTGCCTGGCATGTTGGGCGTACTTTCCTCCTGATGCCCCGAGGGCACATCCCCTATCCGGTGCCCTCGAACTACAGCTACGG CCTGTGCTCTGGGAACgccagggaggaagagaagaaaacgGCAGAGTCTGAAAAGCTGGAGCTGCAGTCCAAGGAGTCCCTTCCAGCAAAGGAAG ATCCTTCCTCTCCATCAGAGGCGCTGGGACCAGGGAAGCAGCAGGAGCCCCGCTCTTTCTGGAGCTATGTTCTCTCTCAGCGCTTCGCCTGGCACCTGGTGTGGCTGTCTGTGATACAGCTGTGGCATTACCTCTTCATCGGCACCCTCAACTCTCTGCTCACCAGCCTGGCCAAGGGTGACAGGGCGCTAG TCAGCGCCTACACAAACGCCTTCGCCATCACTCAGTTCTTCGGAGTGCTGTGTGCCCCCTGGAACGGCCTGCTCATGGACCGCCTCAAGCAGAAGTACCAGAAGGAAGCGAAAAGCACAG GGTCCTCGGCCATGACGGTGGCTCTCCGCTCGGCGGTGCCTTCTCTGGCTCTGACGTCTCTGCTGTGCCTGGGCTTTGCCCTCTGTGCCTCGGTCCCCATCCTGCCCCTCCAGTATGTCACTTTCATCCTGCAAGTGATCAGCCGCTCCTTCCTCTACGGGGGCAACGCAGCCTTCCTCACCCTCGC tTTCCCTGCGGAGCACTTTGGGAAGCTCTTTGGGCTGGTGATGGCCTTGTCAGCCATTGTGTCTCTGCTCCAGTTCCCCATTTTCACCTTCATCAAAGGACCCCTCCAGAACGACCCGCTCTAC GTGAACGTGATGCTGGTGCTGGCCACTGTCTTGACATTTGTCCACCCCTTTATGGTGTACTGGGAGTGCCGGCGGGAACGGAAGTCCCCTGCAACTGCCTAG
- the SLC43A3 gene encoding solute carrier family 43 member 3 isoform X2, with protein MQGQGLCLRVATLLTGLLECLGFAGVLFGWASLVYVFKAEHYFDELCEPDAGATGNFTAQPDCKAQDERFSLIFTLGSFMNNFMTFPAGYIFDRFKTTVARLIAIFLYTSATLTIAFISADSAFLLFLAMPMLTVGGILFLITNLQVGNLFGKHRSTIITLYNGAFDSSSAVFLIIKLLYEQGISLKASFIFLSVFSAWHVGRTFLLMPRGHIPYPVPSNYSYGLCSGNAREEEKKTAESEKLELQSKESLPAKEEALGPGKQQEPRSFWSYVLSQRFAWHLVWLSVIQLWHYLFIGTLNSLLTSLAKGDRALVSAYTNAFAITQFFGVLCAPWNGLLMDRLKQKYQKEAKSTGSSAMTVALRSAVPSLALTSLLCLGFALCASVPILPLQYVTFILQVISRSFLYGGNAAFLTLAFPAEHFGKLFGLVMALSAIVSLLQFPIFTFIKGPLQNDPLYVNVMLVLATVLTFVHPFMVYWECRRERKSPATA; from the exons atgcaAGGCCAGGGTCTGTGTCTCCGAGTGGCCACCCTGCTGACAGGGCTGCTGGAATGCCTCGGCTTTGCAGGCGTCCTCTTCGGCTGGGCATCACTGGTGTACGTCTTCAAAGCAGAGCATTACTTTGACGAGCTGTGTGAACCAGATGCCGGGGCCACGGGCAACTTCACGGCGCAGCCTG aCTGCAAAGCCCAGGATGAGAGGTTCTCACTTATCTTCACCCTGGGGTCCTTCATGAACAACTTCATGACATTCCCTGCCGGCTACATCTTTGACAGGTTCAAGACCACCGTGGCTCGCCTCATAGCCAT ATTTCTCTATACCAGTGCCACCCTCACCATAGCCTTCATCTCTGCAG ACTCGGCCTTCCTGCTCTTCCTGGCCATGCCCATGCTCACTGTCGGAGGAATCTTGTTCCTGATCACCAACCTGCAG GTTGGGAACCTATTTGGTAAACACCGCTCGACCATCATCACGCTCTACAATGGAGCATTTGACTCCTCCTCGGCTGTCTTCCTCATCATTAAG CTCCTTTATGAACAAGGCATCAGCCTCAAGGCCTCCTTCATCTTCCTTTCCGTCTTCAGTGCCTGGCATGTTGGGCGTACTTTCCTCCTGATGCCCCGAGGGCACATCCCCTATCCGGTGCCCTCGAACTACAGCTACGG CCTGTGCTCTGGGAACgccagggaggaagagaagaaaacgGCAGAGTCTGAAAAGCTGGAGCTGCAGTCCAAGGAGTCCCTTCCAGCAAAGGAAG AGGCGCTGGGACCAGGGAAGCAGCAGGAGCCCCGCTCTTTCTGGAGCTATGTTCTCTCTCAGCGCTTCGCCTGGCACCTGGTGTGGCTGTCTGTGATACAGCTGTGGCATTACCTCTTCATCGGCACCCTCAACTCTCTGCTCACCAGCCTGGCCAAGGGTGACAGGGCGCTAG TCAGCGCCTACACAAACGCCTTCGCCATCACTCAGTTCTTCGGAGTGCTGTGTGCCCCCTGGAACGGCCTGCTCATGGACCGCCTCAAGCAGAAGTACCAGAAGGAAGCGAAAAGCACAG GGTCCTCGGCCATGACGGTGGCTCTCCGCTCGGCGGTGCCTTCTCTGGCTCTGACGTCTCTGCTGTGCCTGGGCTTTGCCCTCTGTGCCTCGGTCCCCATCCTGCCCCTCCAGTATGTCACTTTCATCCTGCAAGTGATCAGCCGCTCCTTCCTCTACGGGGGCAACGCAGCCTTCCTCACCCTCGC tTTCCCTGCGGAGCACTTTGGGAAGCTCTTTGGGCTGGTGATGGCCTTGTCAGCCATTGTGTCTCTGCTCCAGTTCCCCATTTTCACCTTCATCAAAGGACCCCTCCAGAACGACCCGCTCTAC GTGAACGTGATGCTGGTGCTGGCCACTGTCTTGACATTTGTCCACCCCTTTATGGTGTACTGGGAGTGCCGGCGGGAACGGAAGTCCCCTGCAACTGCCTAG